DNA sequence from the Bacillota bacterium genome:
CTTCCCCGGTGTATCGGGCCTGCCAGCGCCGTCCGTTGCCGTCTGCTGCCGGTGGGGCCGGCGGGACGGTGGGGATGCAATCCATCCAGACTTGGGGGCTGAATCTGCCATGGCCGTGTGGGTATGCACGCAATGCGGTTTCGAGAAGGAGGCCCGCTGCAAGCCCAAAAAGTGCCCCGAGTGCGGGGCGGGGGCGTTCGACAAGAAGGGGCAGAGCGAGGAAGCGACGGCAGCGGCGCCCGCGCGGCGGACCGGCGCGCGGGCTGCGGCGAGCAAGAAGCGGTAATCTC
Encoded proteins:
- a CDS encoding RCKP-type rubredoxin-like domain-containing protein translates to MAVWVCTQCGFEKEARCKPKKCPECGAGAFDKKGQSEEATAAAPARRTGARAAASKKR